Proteins encoded by one window of Lathyrus oleraceus cultivar Zhongwan6 chromosome 1, CAAS_Psat_ZW6_1.0, whole genome shotgun sequence:
- the LOC127074661 gene encoding heat shock cognate 70 kDa protein has translation MKRKQEAHCAVGIDLGTTYSCVAVWQEQHCRVEIIHNDQGNRTTPSFVAFTQNQRLIGDAAKNQAAANPQNTVFDAKRLIGRKFSDPIVQDDILLWPFKVIAGVDDRPMIMVKYKGQEKQLYAEEVSSMVLTKMREIAESYLESNVKNAVVTVPAYFNDSQRKATIDAGAIAGLNVMRVMNEPTAAAVAYGLDKRTNFDGERNIFVFDLGGGTFDVSLLTIKGNVFNVKATAGNTHLGGEDFDNRMVNYFVQEFNRKNKVDINGNPKALRRLRTACERAKRSLSFLVVATIEVDSLFQGIDFSSSINRAKFEEMNMDLFIECMKIVESCVMDAKMDKSKIDDVVLVGGSSRIPKVQQLLQDFFNGKELCKSINPDEAVAYGAAVQAAMLSEDIKNVPNLEPQNNSQLVLHNVPQLVLQDVTPLSLGISALGDIMSVVIPKNTCIPVNKTISCVTSQDNQTSALIKVYEGERTRAGDNNLLGSFILSGIPPAPRCSPFSVVCFDINENGILTVSAKNNASGTSNKITITNHKERLSSEDIKKLIQEAENYHIEDKKFLRKANALNALDDYIYKMRTTLKKEDIDTMLSSEEIEKIRSTIVVTTYLVDENNHVVEIDDMEDLLKELKTSMEHIIAKTI, from the exons ATGAAGAGAAAACAGGAAGCACATTGTGCTGTGGGAATAGACCTTGGCACAACGTATTCATGTGTTGCAGTATGGCAGGAACAACACTGTCGAGTTGAGATCATTCACAACGATCAAGGCAATCGAACTACACCTTCTTTTGTTGCTTTCACACAGAATCAGAGATTAATCGGTGATGCTGCTAAGAATCAAGCTGCTGCAAACCCTCAAAACACTGTCTTTG ATGCTAAGAGGTTAATTGGTAGGAAGTTTAGTGATCCTATTGTTCAAGATGATATACTTTTATGGCCATTCAAAGTCATTGCTGGTGTTGATGACAGACCCATGATTATGGTTAAGTACAAGGGTCAGGAGAAACAACTATATGCCGAAGAAGTATCCTCTATGGTACTCACCAAAATGCGAGAGATTGCCGAGTCATATTTAGAATCAAATGTTAAGAATGCAGTTGTTACTGTGCCAGCTTACTTCAATGATTCTCAACGAAAAGCCACTATAGATGCTGGTGCTATTGCTGGCCTCAATGTTATGAGAGTAATGAATGAACCTACTGCTGCAGCGGTTGCATATGGTCTTGACAAGAGAACTAACTTTGATGGAGAAAGaaatatttttgtgtttgatcTTGGGGGTGGCACTTTTGATGTGTCTTTACTAACCATTAAAGGTAATGTGTTCAATGTTAAGGCAACTGCTGGAAACACTCACCTTGGAGGAGAAGACTTTGATAATAGAATGGTGAACTACTTTGTACAAGAGTTCAATAGAAAGAACAAAGTGGATATTAATGGAAATCCCAAAGCATTGAGAAGATTGAGAACTGCATGTGAGAGGGCAAAAAGATCACTTTCTTTCCTTGTTGTTGCAACTATTGAAGTAGATTCTTTATTTCAAGGCATTGACTTTTCTTCATCTATCAATAGAGCCAAATTTGAGGAAATGAACATGGACCTTTTCATTGAGTGTATGAAGATTGTTGAAAGCTGTGTAATGGATGCTAAGATGGACAAGAGCAAGATAGACGATGTCGTCCTCGTTGGGGGGTCTTCAAGGATTCCAAAAGTACAGCAGCTATTGCAGGACTTTTTCAATGGGAAAGAGCTATGCAAGAGCATTAATCCTGATGAGGCTGTGGCTTATGGGGCAGCTGTTCAGGCTGCTATGTTGAGTGAAGACATTAAGAATGTTCCAAATTTGGAGCCGCAGAATAACTCACAGTTGGTGCTGCATAATGTTCCACAGTTGGTGCTGCAGGATGTTACACCATTGTCTCTTGGTATATCTGCATTAGGAGATATCATGAGTGTGGTGATTCCTAAGAACACTTGCATTCCTGTCAATAAGACAATATCATGTGTTACAAGTCAAGATAACCAAACCAGTGCTTTGATTAAGGTTtatgagggtgagagaacaaGAGCCGGTgacaacaacttgcttggttcTTTTATTCTTTCTGGCATTCCCCCAGCTCCCCGCTGTTCCCCTTTTTCAGTTGTTTGTTTTGATATCAATGAAAATGGTATTTTAACTGTTTCAGCTAAGAATAATGCTTCTGGAACTTCCAACAAGATTACAATAACCAATCACAAAGAAAGATTGTCAAGCGAGGatattaaaaaattaattcaAGAAGCTGAGAATTACCATATTGAAGATAAGAAATTCCTCCGAAAGGCAAATGCACTGAATGCATTGGATGACTACATTTACAAAATGAGAACCACTTTAAAGAAAGAGGATATCGATACAATGCTCTCCTCGGAAGAAATTGAGAAGATCAGATCTACAATCGTGGTTACAACATATTTGGTTGATGAGAATAACCATGTGGTTGAAATAGATGATATGGAGGACCTTCTAAAAGAGCTTAAAACTAGCATGGAACACATTATTGCTAAGACTATTTAG